A single window of Microcoleus sp. FACHB-68 DNA harbors:
- the rimM gene encoding ribosome maturation factor RimM (Essential for efficient processing of 16S rRNA) has translation MTDDKWLEIGTIVAPQGVSGAVRVYPNSDFPERFLEPGRRWLRRTGTEEPEPIELLGGRFIPGKGIYAVEIAGIEDREAAEMLRGSHLLVEMSDRPALEEDEFHVLDLIGLDVFNQVNGEMLGTVIDVIAAGNALLQVQLNQSSAPASPTEEPDVATVEEIHPSARRGGRKRKRQPKPSAPATVLIPFVKEIVPVVDLPAHRLEVMPPPGLLEIESP, from the coding sequence ATGACAGATGACAAATGGCTAGAAATTGGTACAATCGTTGCCCCTCAAGGTGTGAGTGGTGCGGTGCGGGTTTACCCTAATTCTGATTTTCCAGAGCGGTTTTTAGAACCGGGACGCCGGTGGTTGCGCCGCACCGGCACCGAAGAACCAGAACCCATCGAATTGCTGGGAGGGCGGTTTATTCCAGGCAAGGGGATATATGCGGTAGAAATTGCCGGCATAGAAGATCGGGAGGCGGCGGAGATGCTGCGGGGAAGTCACCTGTTGGTGGAAATGAGCGATCGCCCCGCTTTAGAGGAAGATGAATTTCATGTTCTGGACTTAATTGGTTTAGATGTATTCAACCAAGTCAATGGCGAAATGTTGGGTACAGTAATAGACGTGATCGCAGCCGGCAACGCTCTGCTACAGGTGCAGCTCAATCAATCATCCGCACCGGCATCCCCGACAGAGGAACCCGATGTTGCCACTGTTGAGGAAATTCATCCTTCTGCCAGAAGGGGCGGAAGAAAACGCAAACGCCAGCCTAAACCATCGGCACCGGCAACGGTTCTCATTCCTTTTGTCAAAGAAATTGTGCCCGTTGTGGATCTTCCAGCCCATCGTCTTGAAGTGATGCCACCGCCAGGGTTGCTGGAAATAGAATCTCCTTAA